Proteins encoded together in one Lathyrus oleraceus cultivar Zhongwan6 chromosome 5, CAAS_Psat_ZW6_1.0, whole genome shotgun sequence window:
- the LOC127081787 gene encoding uncharacterized protein LOC127081787 has translation MGEYFILKEKLKLVKEALRNWNKEVFGFIEVDKAVSYISKLEALKEVMKQSFRRNEVVGLMTQEGWTENAQEVNDGIRNHFEASFKESIFWRPNLNGIDLTQLSVEDILSLEFPYEEEEVKDVVWQCINDKSPGPDGFNMNFFKACWDILKVDIMNFVSHFFCRSKVPRAVMTYFLTLIPKSKIP, from the exons ATGGGGGAATATTTTATCTTGAAGGAGAAGTTGAAGCTGGTGAAAGAGGCCTTGAGGAACTGGAATAAGGAGGTGTTTGGTTTCATAGAGGTGGATAAGGCGGTTTCTTATATTAGTAAGCTTGAAGCTTTAAAGGAAG TTATGAAGCAGAGTTTTAGAAGGAACGAGGTGGTGGGGTTAATGACTCAAGAGGGATGGACTGAAAATGCGCAGGAAGTAAATGATGGGATTAGAAATCACTTTGAAGCATCCTTTAAAGAGTCAATTTTCTGGAGGCCAAATTTGAATGGGATTGACTTAACTCAACTCTCTGTGGAGGATATCTTATCCTTGGAATTTCCTTATGAGGAGGAGGAAGTGAAGGATGTTGTTTGGCAATGCATTAATGACAAAAGTCCAGGTCCTGATGGGTTCAACATGAATTTTTTCAAGGCTTGTTGGGATATCCTCAAGGTTGATATCATGAATTTTGTTAGTCACTTTTTTTGCAGGTCTAAGGTGCCTAGAGCTGTCATGACTTATTTCCTTACCCTTATTCCAAAATCTAAGATTCCATAA